The Triticum aestivum cultivar Chinese Spring chromosome 7B, IWGSC CS RefSeq v2.1, whole genome shotgun sequence genome window below encodes:
- the LOC123161720 gene encoding myb-related protein Zm38, translating to MGRSPCCEKAHTNKGAWTREEDERLVAHVRAHGEGCWRSLPSAAGLLRCGKSCRLRWINYLRPDLKRGNFSRDEDELIVKLHSLLGNKWSLIAARLPGRTDNEIKNYWNTHIRRKLLGRGIDPVTHRPLTDATTVSFVHPAEAPKTQPVTEERKPPRCPDLNLDLCISLPFQQEEERPPARACAKPVKMEQLQQGRLCFRCSILRVRGAATECSCGSNFLGLRAGMLDFRGLEMK from the coding sequence ATGGGTCGGTCGCCGTGCTGCGAGAAGGCGCACACCAACAAGGGCGCGTGGACGAGGGAGGAGGACGAGAGGCTGGTGGCCCACGTCCGGGCGCACGGGGAGGGCTGCTGGCGCTCGCTGCCCAGCGCCGCCGGCCTGCTGCGCTGCGGCAAGAGCTGCCGCCTCAGGTGGATCAACTACCTCCGCCCCGATCTCAAGCGCGGCAACTTCAGCCGCGACGAGGACGAGCTCATCGTCAAGCTCCACAGCCTCCTCGGCAACAAGTGGTCGCTCATCGCCGCGCGCCTCCCCGGGAGGACCGACAACGAGATCAAGAACTACTGGAACACGCACATCCGGAGGAAGCTGCTGGGCAGGGGGATCGACCCCGTCACGCACCGCCCCCTCACCGACGCCACCACCGTCTCCTTCGTCCATCCTGCAGAGGCGCCAAAGACGCAGCCGGTGACGGAGGAGAGGAAGCCGCCCAGGTGCCCGGACCTCAACCTGGACCTCTGCATCAGCTTGCCGTTCCAACAGGAGGAGGAACGGCCGCCGGCGAGAGCATGCGCCAAGCCGGTGAAGATGGAGCAGCTGCAGCAGGGCCGCCTCTGCTTCCGCTGCAGCATCCTGAGAGTGAGAGGAGCGGCGACGGAGTGCAGCTGCGGCAGCAACTTCCTGGGCCTCAGGGCCGGCATGCTCGACTTCAGAGGCCTCGAGATGAAATAG